In Nitrospinota bacterium, one DNA window encodes the following:
- a CDS encoding peptidylprolyl isomerase (rotamase C; accelerates isomerization of the peptidyl prolyl bond), with protein sequence MTQATARHILVKSKEACEDLKKKIEGGADFGDMAKEHSECPSGRDGGNLGSFGPGQMVPEFDTVVFNEEVGAVHGPVQTSFGYHLIEITSRS encoded by the coding sequence ATGACACAAGCGACAGCTAGGCATATCCTGGTTAAGTCCAAAGAAGCCTGTGAAGATTTGAAAAAGAAAATTGAGGGTGGGGCGGATTTTGGAGATATGGCCAAGGAGCACTCTGAATGCCCTTCAGGAAGAGATGGGGGCAACCTCGGTTCTTTTGGCCCTGGCCAGATGGTTCCCGAGTTTGATACGGTTGTGTTTAATGAAGAAGTGGGTGCTGTCCACGGTCCCGTGCAGACTTCGTTTGGGTATCACCTGATCGAGATCACCAGCCGAAGTTAG
- the sucC gene encoding ADP-forming succinate--CoA ligase subunit beta, producing the protein MKIHEYQAKEILRKYNVSVPSGVLISKKAEAAKAAKKVGTDVVVVKAQIHAGGRGKGGGVKLAKSPQEAEKYAGNILGMTLVTPQTGPEGRLVKKVLIEEGMSIAKELYMGILVDRETSQVLIMASEAGGMEIEEVAAATPEKIIKEPVDPVIGVQPYLARKIAFALNLEGAALKAIIPFIINLYDAFVKEDCSMLEINPLVITSDDRVLALDAKVDIDDNALFRHKDTQEYRDLDEEDPLEVEASKFHLNYIKLDGNIGCMVNGAGLAMATMDIIKLSGGEPANFLDVGGGADEEMIENGFRIILSDPSVKGIFINIFGGILRCDILARGVVSAAKNLNIKVPIVVRMEGTNMEEGHQILKDSGLNFAIGNGMKDGAQKVVKAIK; encoded by the coding sequence ATGAAGATTCACGAGTATCAAGCTAAAGAGATTTTACGAAAGTATAATGTATCCGTACCAAGCGGGGTTTTGATTTCAAAAAAAGCTGAAGCTGCCAAAGCCGCCAAGAAAGTTGGCACTGATGTTGTCGTTGTCAAAGCCCAGATACATGCTGGAGGGCGAGGTAAAGGTGGTGGTGTAAAACTGGCAAAAAGCCCTCAGGAAGCCGAGAAATATGCCGGAAATATTTTGGGAATGACACTCGTCACCCCACAGACTGGCCCTGAAGGACGCCTGGTTAAAAAAGTTTTGATTGAAGAAGGAATGTCTATAGCTAAAGAGTTATATATGGGAATACTGGTTGACCGTGAAACCAGCCAGGTCCTCATAATGGCAAGTGAAGCAGGTGGAATGGAAATTGAGGAAGTTGCGGCGGCCACACCCGAGAAAATAATTAAAGAACCTGTGGACCCGGTAATAGGTGTTCAACCCTACTTGGCAAGGAAAATAGCTTTTGCCTTGAACTTAGAAGGTGCAGCTTTAAAAGCAATCATCCCATTCATCATCAACCTCTATGACGCGTTTGTAAAAGAAGACTGTTCGATGCTGGAAATCAACCCGCTTGTCATCACTTCTGACGACAGGGTTCTAGCCCTGGACGCCAAAGTGGATATAGATGACAACGCCCTGTTCCGTCATAAAGACACACAGGAATACAGAGACCTTGATGAAGAGGATCCACTTGAAGTTGAGGCCAGCAAGTTCCATTTGAACTACATCAAGTTGGATGGAAATATTGGTTGCATGGTTAATGGTGCAGGCTTAGCAATGGCAACTATGGATATCATTAAATTGTCCGGTGGCGAACCGGCAAACTTTTTAGATGTTGGCGGCGGCGCTGATGAGGAAATGATTGAAAATGGTTTCCGCATTATCCTTTCCGACCCATCAGTTAAAGGAATTTTTATTAATATTTTTGGTGGAATTCTTCGCTGTGACATTCTTGCCCGCGGAGTAGTTTCTGCAGCAAAAAATCTGAACATTAAAGTTCCTATTGTAGTAAGGATGGAAGGCACAAATATGGAAGAAGGTCATCAAATTCTTAAAGACTCCGGACTTAACTTTGCTATTGGAAATGGCATGAAGGACGGAGCCCAAAAAGTGGTCAAAGCGATAAAATGA
- a CDS encoding DUF1841 family protein yields MNFDKETQIRILRVASDRQQGRDIDELDARISHVMDLHPEFEDIWTKGEMAAYPQEINGQIVSPFVHTVLHTIVDSQIRTEQPEFVVQTYNKLVGQGMDEHEALHAIIASYADLHFSSFRQGKPFDQLDYQSRLGYLSYEDVEKKEE; encoded by the coding sequence ATGAATTTTGATAAGGAAACACAAATACGGATATTACGTGTTGCGTCTGACCGGCAACAGGGCAGGGATATCGATGAACTTGATGCCAGGATTTCGCATGTTATGGATTTGCATCCGGAATTTGAAGATATATGGACTAAGGGTGAGATGGCGGCCTATCCTCAAGAGATCAATGGTCAAATAGTCAGTCCGTTTGTGCATACAGTTTTACACACCATTGTCGATAGCCAGATTAGAACCGAGCAACCAGAGTTCGTAGTTCAGACTTACAACAAGCTGGTAGGACAGGGAATGGACGAGCATGAAGCCCTTCATGCCATCATCGCTTCCTATGCTGATTTACATTTTTCGAGCTTTCGACAAGGCAAGCCGTTTGACCAGTTAGACTACCAAAGTAGACTGGGCTATTTGTCTTATGAAGACGTAGAAAAGAAAGAAGAGTAA
- the fliD gene encoding flagellar filament capping protein FliD, translating into MAQTAIFGINSNLDTGGIIDNLVRLQRSPISIVEAKRDLEDAKLLSFQDLRDRLQTFKSVVNTLNTESRFLATKGEFSNNNAIDTNSVVGISTSSQATSGTFSLTVNNLARETKLISEGFESVTSSINTGKLNIGVGDQSLEITIDESNNTLDGLRLAINNSGLNVKATFINDGSSKNPVRLAVSGTKSGEDNAVTIGVTGFLFGGGSTNLVNFTQTQAAKNSNFILDGVAVTKSGNVVSDVISGTILTLESAGSGTITLTSDSDTIKEKVKNYINGYNELILHLNSELGLETETGETGVLFANFTVQNLQQKLREIITAQVQGVTGNFSYLSQIGIRTLSDGTLSLNDGEFSDALAENVGNISELFSSSNSTTSSAVTFIGFTNNTQPGGYNIRVSNGVPQIAASGSSTFVDAVGSGNFYAGAKGTDAEGLNFRIASLNDGNYGTLTLSIGVAQITNRILANHTDASLEGPLEAEIDTSTGIIQDFDETLIQMEERALLFEETLRKRFTNLEVILGRLNSQRDAFDQSIAGIQSLFNSKK; encoded by the coding sequence GTGGCTCAAACTGCAATATTCGGAATCAATTCCAACCTCGATACCGGCGGCATTATCGACAACCTGGTTCGACTCCAAAGGAGTCCCATATCTATTGTTGAAGCCAAACGAGATTTAGAGGATGCCAAACTTTTAAGTTTTCAAGACCTGAGAGACCGGCTGCAGACCTTCAAAAGTGTGGTGAATACCCTCAACACAGAGTCTCGTTTTTTAGCCACAAAAGGAGAATTTTCCAACAACAATGCTATCGATACTAACTCAGTAGTCGGTATTTCCACCAGTAGTCAGGCCACCTCTGGAACATTTTCTTTGACGGTCAACAATCTCGCCCGAGAAACAAAGCTTATTTCAGAGGGTTTTGAATCAGTAACCAGCTCCATAAATACGGGGAAATTAAATATTGGTGTTGGTGACCAATCCCTTGAAATTACAATTGATGAAAGCAACAATACATTGGATGGCTTACGCTTGGCAATTAATAACTCGGGGCTGAATGTAAAAGCCACGTTTATTAACGATGGTAGTAGCAAAAACCCAGTTCGTTTAGCAGTCTCTGGAACGAAATCAGGTGAAGACAATGCCGTGACAATTGGAGTGACTGGCTTTCTATTTGGAGGGGGATCTACAAATCTAGTAAATTTCACCCAAACCCAAGCAGCCAAGAATTCAAATTTTATCCTTGATGGAGTTGCAGTCACTAAATCTGGAAATGTAGTCTCCGACGTCATAAGCGGAACTATTTTAACTCTGGAGTCTGCAGGTTCCGGGACTATCACCCTGACTTCTGATAGCGATACTATTAAGGAAAAGGTTAAAAATTACATAAATGGATACAACGAGTTAATCTTACACTTGAACTCTGAACTGGGATTGGAAACTGAAACAGGAGAAACGGGTGTTTTATTTGCAAACTTCACGGTTCAGAACCTGCAACAAAAACTTCGCGAAATAATTACTGCTCAGGTTCAAGGGGTAACGGGTAACTTCAGCTATCTTTCACAAATAGGCATTCGAACATTAAGTGATGGAACCCTTTCCCTAAACGATGGTGAATTCTCTGATGCTCTGGCAGAAAATGTTGGTAACATCAGCGAACTATTTTCCAGCAGCAACAGCACCACAAGCTCGGCAGTAACTTTTATTGGGTTCACAAATAATACCCAGCCTGGAGGATACAATATTCGAGTTAGCAATGGCGTACCTCAAATAGCTGCATCCGGTTCTTCCACATTCGTTGATGCCGTAGGAAGTGGGAACTTTTACGCAGGAGCTAAAGGAACAGATGCTGAAGGACTCAATTTTAGAATTGCCTCACTAAATGATGGAAATTATGGAACACTCACACTCTCTATTGGAGTAGCCCAGATAACCAATCGCATTCTGGCAAACCATACCGATGCCTCGTTAGAAGGTCCTTTGGAAGCAGAAATAGATACTTCAACAGGAATTATTCAGGATTTTGATGAAACACTTATCCAAATGGAAGAACGAGCCTTATTATTTGAAGAGACTCTGAGAAAAAGATTCACAAACCTTGAAGTTATATTGGGAAGATTAAACTCTCAAAGAGATGCTTTTGATCAATCAATTGCTGGAATTCAATCATTATTCAACAGTAAGAAATAA
- the fliS gene encoding flagellar export chaperone FliS, with the protein MDRTQYHKQYRKNEISTSSQERLILMMYEAAIKFTTMAIQCLDKGDIAGQGKHINKTHDIINELSLALDLKKGGEVALRLESLYQYMLSQLTLANIKSDRKALETIVKILGPLAEAWEQLFQATTNTGQGEHQAPKKIASKV; encoded by the coding sequence ATGGACAGAACACAATATCATAAACAGTATCGAAAAAACGAAATCTCCACCTCAAGTCAAGAGCGTCTAATTCTAATGATGTATGAGGCAGCCATCAAATTTACCACCATGGCAATACAATGCCTGGACAAGGGAGATATCGCCGGGCAAGGAAAACACATCAATAAAACCCACGATATTATCAATGAACTTTCGTTGGCATTGGACTTAAAAAAAGGAGGTGAAGTGGCTTTGCGCCTGGAATCATTATATCAATACATGCTCAGCCAATTAACTCTTGCCAATATCAAGTCTGATCGAAAAGCCCTCGAAACTATCGTTAAAATACTTGGTCCGCTTGCTGAAGCCTGGGAACAACTGTTTCAAGCAACAACCAATACAGGACAAGGCGAACACCAAGCTCCCAAAAAAATCGCATCAAAAGTATAA
- a CDS encoding slipin family protein codes for MDFLMTPLVILALLVFSMFKILREYERGVIFLFGRFWKVKGPGIIIVVPGVQKMVKVSLRTVVMDVPPQDIITKDNVTVKVNAVIYFRVVDAQKAIIEVEDYLYATSQLSQTTLRSILGQSTLDDLLSNREEINIHLQKVIDEQTEPWGVKVANVEVKNVDLPQEMQRALAKQAEAERERRAKVINAQGEFEAAQKTCDAADLIGTHPPALQLRFFQTLLDLSNGEGTHTYIPIPFDLFESLRNKDKGA; via the coding sequence ATGGACTTTCTAATGACACCGTTAGTAATACTCGCCCTACTGGTTTTCAGCATGTTCAAGATTTTGCGTGAATATGAAAGGGGGGTTATTTTCCTGTTTGGAAGATTCTGGAAAGTCAAAGGACCTGGAATCATTATTGTAGTGCCCGGAGTGCAGAAAATGGTCAAAGTCAGCCTCCGCACCGTGGTGATGGATGTTCCACCACAAGATATCATCACAAAAGACAATGTAACCGTAAAGGTGAATGCTGTAATTTACTTTCGGGTTGTCGATGCCCAAAAAGCTATTATTGAGGTGGAGGATTACCTGTATGCAACTTCCCAACTTTCTCAAACAACCTTGCGCAGTATTTTAGGACAAAGCACTCTTGACGACCTGCTGTCCAATCGCGAAGAGATCAACATTCACCTGCAAAAAGTCATTGATGAACAAACTGAACCCTGGGGAGTTAAAGTCGCCAATGTAGAAGTTAAAAATGTAGACCTGCCCCAGGAAATGCAACGCGCCTTAGCAAAACAGGCAGAAGCTGAGCGGGAAAGAAGGGCCAAAGTCATCAATGCCCAGGGTGAGTTTGAAGCAGCACAGAAAACCTGTGATGCCGCAGATCTTATCGGGACCCATCCGCCGGCACTACAGCTTCGGTTCTTTCAAACACTGCTTGACCTTTCTAATGGTGAGGGAACGCATACTTATATCCCAATACCGTTTGACCTGTTTGAATCCCTGCGCAATAAAGACAAAGGGGCCTGA
- the msrA gene encoding peptide-methionine (S)-S-oxide reductase MsrA: MELATFGAGCFWGVELAFQKTKGVTSTSVGYTGGTTKNPTYEDVCTGRTGHAEVVHMEFDPNIISFDELLEVLWTCHDPTTLNRQGPDIGTQYRSAIFFHSPEQEVSAKASRDKADQSGRFNAPIVTEITPASEYYIAEDYHQKYLEKRGMGSCH, encoded by the coding sequence ATGGAATTGGCCACTTTTGGCGCGGGTTGTTTCTGGGGTGTGGAACTGGCTTTTCAAAAGACAAAAGGTGTGACATCCACTTCTGTAGGTTATACGGGTGGGACCACAAAAAACCCCACTTATGAAGACGTCTGTACAGGGCGCACCGGTCATGCAGAAGTGGTCCATATGGAGTTTGATCCCAATATCATCTCTTTTGATGAATTGCTTGAAGTGCTATGGACCTGTCACGATCCGACGACATTAAATCGGCAAGGTCCGGATATAGGCACCCAGTATCGTTCCGCGATTTTTTTTCACTCACCGGAACAGGAAGTCTCTGCGAAAGCTTCAAGAGATAAAGCGGACCAATCGGGGCGCTTCAATGCTCCAATTGTTACGGAGATTACTCCTGCTTCAGAATATTATATTGCTGAAGACTACCACCAGAAATATCTCGAAAAACGAGGTATGGGTAGCTGCCATTAG
- the sucD gene encoding succinate--CoA ligase subunit alpha, whose product MSILVDEKTRLITQGITGREGMFHTEQSMKYGTKVVGGVTPGKGGQKVLGNVPVFNTVKDAVAKTKANATMVFVPPPFAADAILEAADAGIELIICITEGIPVSDMVDVYKYLKGKNSRLVGPNCPGVISPGKAKIGIMPAHIHKKGNIGIISRSGTLTYETVGQLTALGIGQSTCVGIGGDPIIGTRFIDVLELFQKDRGTKAICMIGEIGGSAEDEAAYYIKKHVTKPVVGFIAGQTAPPGRRMGHAGAIISGGQGTAEEKMKVMKRCGIKVVKSPADLGKTLKKAL is encoded by the coding sequence ATGAGCATACTCGTTGATGAAAAAACAAGACTGATAACTCAAGGTATTACTGGCCGGGAAGGCATGTTCCACACTGAACAATCAATGAAGTATGGAACAAAGGTGGTTGGAGGAGTGACTCCCGGCAAAGGTGGACAAAAAGTGCTAGGAAATGTTCCTGTATTCAATACGGTCAAAGATGCGGTGGCAAAAACCAAAGCTAACGCAACCATGGTCTTTGTGCCCCCTCCATTTGCTGCAGATGCAATTTTAGAAGCCGCCGATGCCGGTATTGAGTTGATCATATGTATCACCGAAGGAATCCCCGTCAGCGACATGGTCGATGTCTATAAATATCTCAAAGGAAAAAACAGCCGGCTGGTTGGACCAAACTGCCCAGGCGTTATTTCTCCCGGCAAAGCAAAGATCGGCATCATGCCGGCGCACATCCATAAAAAAGGAAATATAGGGATTATTTCCCGGAGTGGAACTCTGACTTATGAAACCGTTGGACAGCTGACCGCCCTGGGAATCGGCCAATCCACATGTGTGGGGATTGGGGGTGATCCGATCATCGGGACAAGGTTCATTGATGTGCTGGAATTATTTCAAAAAGACCGGGGAACCAAAGCCATTTGCATGATCGGTGAAATAGGCGGCAGCGCTGAAGATGAAGCCGCTTACTACATTAAAAAGCACGTCACCAAACCGGTGGTAGGGTTTATAGCAGGACAAACCGCACCTCCAGGCAGACGTATGGGGCATGCCGGAGCTATCATTTCAGGTGGACAGGGAACTGCTGAAGAAAAAATGAAGGTTATGAAACGGTGTGGGATTAAGGTCGTAAAGAGTCCTGCTGACCTGGGCAAAACCCTGAAAAAAGCCCTTTAA
- a CDS encoding MoxR family ATPase: MKDLELAQELLKVKKEIIQEIRKVIVGQEEVIEDLLVTLLCKGHCLFVGVPGLAKTLLVSTLSQVLNLGFSRIQFTPDLMPSDITGTDILHDDPATGKRVFQFIHGPVFSNIILADEVNRTPPKTQAALLQAMQEKKVTVGGNTYELDQPFLVFATQNPIEHEGTYPLPEAQLDRFMFIINVSYPTKEQEINIALSTTSGHLPDLKPVLNAGQVIQFQELVPQVPVSEHVAKYAVELVQCTRPNQNGSAPDFVREWVDWGAGPRASQYLILGAKAKALLDNRVSATVEDVQAVCRQVLEHRIILNFKAEAENIKVTDMIEKLLKTVKV, translated from the coding sequence ATGAAAGATTTGGAACTGGCGCAGGAACTGTTAAAAGTAAAAAAAGAAATTATACAGGAAATCCGCAAGGTCATTGTAGGTCAGGAGGAGGTGATAGAAGACCTTTTGGTGACTTTACTATGCAAGGGACACTGTCTTTTTGTAGGTGTACCCGGCCTTGCGAAAACGCTTCTGGTGAGCACCTTGTCACAAGTGTTAAACCTGGGCTTCAGCCGTATTCAGTTCACTCCTGACCTGATGCCTTCAGATATTACCGGAACTGACATTCTTCACGACGACCCTGCGACCGGAAAGAGAGTATTCCAATTCATACATGGTCCCGTCTTTTCCAATATCATTTTGGCAGATGAAGTCAATCGCACACCACCTAAAACTCAGGCGGCCCTATTACAGGCAATGCAGGAAAAAAAGGTGACCGTTGGAGGCAACACATACGAATTGGACCAGCCTTTTCTGGTATTCGCTACGCAAAACCCTATCGAACACGAAGGAACCTATCCCCTGCCTGAAGCCCAGCTGGACAGGTTTATGTTTATCATCAACGTTTCCTATCCCACCAAGGAACAGGAAATTAATATTGCGCTTTCTACCACTTCAGGACATTTACCTGACTTAAAACCCGTACTCAACGCGGGACAGGTTATCCAGTTTCAGGAACTGGTTCCTCAAGTTCCTGTTTCCGAGCATGTAGCCAAATATGCTGTTGAGCTTGTGCAGTGCACTCGACCAAATCAGAATGGAAGTGCTCCGGATTTCGTGCGGGAGTGGGTCGACTGGGGTGCCGGGCCACGGGCATCACAATATCTGATCCTCGGAGCCAAGGCCAAAGCTCTTCTCGACAATAGAGTCTCTGCAACGGTTGAAGATGTCCAGGCAGTATGCCGGCAGGTTCTGGAACACCGCATTATTCTTAATTTTAAGGCCGAAGCAGAGAATATTAAAGTTACAGATATGATTGAGAAACTTCTTAAGACGGTTAAAGTCTGA
- a CDS encoding DEAD/DEAH box helicase — protein sequence MSEQLGLFGEAEDQEAKKTVKHISGPRVQYFDLETQKSAEEVGGWGNIHKMGLAVGVVWDSLDQEFFTYEERDAAQLVEKLRTADLAVGFNIIGFDYTVLQPYSDFDLQEINTFDMLVDVKKNLGFRLSLNHLAEQTLNAEKSADGLVSLQWYKEGKINKIIQYCKQDVKITRDLYLFGEKHGYIKYKSKSGNSLELKVDWKTSRLI from the coding sequence ATGTCGGAACAACTTGGGCTTTTTGGAGAGGCAGAAGATCAGGAAGCCAAAAAAACTGTAAAACACATCTCAGGTCCGCGTGTGCAGTATTTTGATCTGGAAACTCAGAAAAGTGCTGAAGAGGTTGGGGGCTGGGGCAATATTCACAAAATGGGCTTGGCTGTTGGAGTGGTATGGGACAGTTTGGATCAGGAGTTCTTTACCTATGAAGAAAGGGACGCAGCCCAATTGGTGGAAAAACTCCGTACTGCTGATCTGGCTGTAGGGTTCAATATAATTGGTTTTGATTACACGGTTCTCCAGCCGTACTCCGATTTCGATCTACAGGAAATTAACACTTTTGACATGCTGGTTGATGTCAAAAAGAATCTTGGTTTTCGGTTAAGCCTGAACCATCTGGCAGAACAAACCCTTAATGCGGAGAAGTCAGCGGACGGATTGGTTTCTCTGCAATGGTACAAAGAGGGAAAGATCAATAAAATTATCCAGTATTGTAAACAGGATGTGAAAATTACCAGGGATTTATATCTGTTTGGTGAGAAACATGGGTATATTAAGTATAAAAGTAAATCCGGTAATTCTCTAGAGCTTAAAGTAGACTGGAAAACTTCCAGATTAATTTGA
- a CDS encoding tetratricopeptide repeat protein, whose protein sequence is MKNALKFLLTILLIFTVAGNGLASPQISDEVMKGYQLVQDWDISNAEKLSDQLLKNYPESGDAHFLKARIEFMKGNYERSWKILNRVGDNMKEVKEFKSHVDATRRASKNFIAKESEHFIFRFEEGPDEILIHHAREVLEKSYRVLGKILNYYPKEKVLVEFYPDRKPFSKISPLTLKDILTSGTVALCKYHRIMMISPGSLVRGFNWMDTLSHEYVHYLLTKSSHNHLPLWMHEGIAKYLETRWRGEEDYLSPIMETVLSNAMKNDYRVPLEAMMPSLAKLKNAEDVQLAYAEVSSMMEYLTTLNGLDIFPKILAQLSSGQNFSNVFLSQVGQSLSEFQDNWENWAKGLPLKNIPGIQTLSTEFKNREGPEGKEYKELKSKKARDLTYLGDILKSRDHFKAAIVEYQKALDESSSHSPILFNKLAGTHLQSGNHEQAETLLKESLEFFPDFHTSLVNMGELKLLNREYELARVYFEKAVRINPFNPFAHIRLMNVYDKLGLTREKELQARQFSYID, encoded by the coding sequence GTGAAAAATGCTCTTAAATTCCTATTGACTATATTGTTGATTTTCACAGTCGCAGGGAACGGTCTGGCATCGCCCCAAATATCTGATGAAGTAATGAAAGGCTATCAACTGGTCCAGGACTGGGATATATCCAATGCGGAAAAACTTTCTGACCAGCTCCTTAAAAACTATCCTGAATCGGGGGATGCCCATTTTTTAAAAGCCCGCATAGAGTTTATGAAGGGAAATTACGAGCGATCCTGGAAAATTCTCAACCGTGTCGGCGACAATATGAAGGAAGTCAAGGAATTTAAATCCCATGTCGATGCCACGCGTAGAGCTTCCAAAAACTTCATCGCAAAAGAGAGCGAACATTTTATTTTCCGTTTTGAGGAAGGCCCCGATGAAATCCTGATTCACCATGCCAGGGAAGTCCTGGAAAAATCTTACCGGGTTCTCGGGAAGATTTTAAATTATTATCCTAAAGAAAAAGTTCTGGTAGAGTTTTATCCTGACCGAAAACCATTTTCAAAAATTTCCCCGTTAACACTCAAAGATATTCTGACTTCGGGGACCGTTGCCCTCTGCAAGTACCACCGCATCATGATGATATCACCCGGTTCGCTGGTCCGTGGATTCAACTGGATGGACACTTTGAGCCATGAATACGTTCACTACCTGCTAACCAAATCAAGCCACAATCATCTGCCGCTCTGGATGCACGAAGGCATTGCGAAGTATTTAGAAACCCGGTGGCGGGGAGAAGAGGATTATCTCTCCCCCATCATGGAAACTGTTCTTTCTAACGCCATGAAAAATGATTACCGGGTACCGTTGGAAGCCATGATGCCCTCGCTTGCTAAACTGAAAAATGCGGAAGATGTGCAATTGGCATATGCTGAAGTATCTTCAATGATGGAATACCTTACAACTCTCAATGGATTGGACATTTTTCCCAAAATACTGGCACAGCTTTCATCTGGACAAAATTTTAGCAACGTCTTTTTGAGTCAGGTGGGACAAAGTTTATCAGAGTTTCAGGACAACTGGGAAAACTGGGCAAAAGGCCTGCCGCTTAAAAACATCCCGGGGATTCAAACACTGTCCACCGAATTTAAAAACAGGGAAGGACCTGAGGGCAAAGAATACAAAGAACTTAAATCCAAAAAAGCGCGAGACCTGACTTACCTGGGAGACATCCTAAAATCCAGAGATCATTTTAAAGCCGCTATTGTTGAATACCAGAAAGCACTGGATGAATCTTCTTCCCATTCACCAATATTGTTCAACAAGCTTGCGGGAACCCATCTGCAATCTGGAAACCATGAGCAGGCAGAAACCCTGTTAAAGGAAAGCCTCGAATTCTTTCCTGATTTTCACACCAGCCTCGTTAATATGGGAGAGCTTAAACTTTTAAATCGGGAATATGAGTTGGCCAGGGTTTATTTTGAAAAAGCAGTGCGCATCAACCCTTTCAATCCATTTGCACATATACGGCTGATGAATGTTTACGACAAGCTGGGTTTAACTAGAGAAAAAGAATTGCAAGCGCGGCAGTTCAGTTATATAGATTAA
- a CDS encoding ferredoxin oxidoreductase, with amino-acid sequence MANAIGSAVCRTAADEGKPADWVPAGEKQKVVDPMEMFHKLPREKQFITGSEAARESIRRANIDIAIAYPITPQSETMQQTGYLYDEGYIKEYYRAEEEIGAFSAISGASRGGVRSLTATSGPGLMRGMEAISSWPGARTPIIMLNMCRVINTPLAIQPDNIEMSFLLNTGIIMLHAENQQDFYDYPLAAICASEQVDVTLPAVVSVDGFFCTHARGPVEVTPEEYKLPPRDGWRAAIPAMDNENPPARISRDAPIQKSNFISYHMHSSWQQEVFAAVERSAKYFRAYLGSLIEVVNPDAEEFIIASGCAVSQAREAVRQEGEQGRKVGLVKIKTIRPFPTEEIVEAVKGAKRILVPEFNQAGWLHKEVCSALYGRCNATIKNGPRVFGGMTMPTEMILEWLEEFRKEVQ; translated from the coding sequence ATGGCAAATGCAATAGGTAGTGCGGTTTGCAGAACCGCTGCCGACGAAGGTAAACCAGCTGATTGGGTTCCTGCAGGAGAGAAACAAAAAGTAGTGGATCCTATGGAAATGTTCCATAAGCTTCCCCGTGAAAAGCAATTCATCACTGGTAGTGAAGCGGCTCGCGAAAGCATCCGGCGTGCAAATATAGATATTGCTATTGCCTATCCGATCACCCCACAAAGTGAAACCATGCAGCAAACGGGTTATCTCTACGATGAAGGATATATCAAGGAGTACTACCGAGCTGAAGAAGAAATTGGTGCGTTTTCAGCTATATCTGGAGCCTCTCGTGGTGGGGTTCGGAGCTTGACTGCAACTTCAGGTCCGGGCTTAATGCGTGGTATGGAAGCTATAAGCTCTTGGCCTGGTGCAAGAACTCCTATCATAATGCTTAATATGTGTCGGGTTATCAACACACCACTCGCAATTCAGCCTGACAATATTGAAATGTCATTCTTGCTTAATACCGGAATTATTATGCTTCATGCTGAAAATCAGCAAGATTTTTATGACTATCCCCTAGCTGCTATTTGTGCTTCTGAACAAGTGGATGTGACACTACCTGCTGTAGTTTCTGTAGATGGGTTCTTTTGTACCCATGCACGCGGTCCTGTTGAAGTAACACCTGAAGAGTACAAGCTGCCACCACGTGATGGTTGGCGTGCAGCGATACCTGCAATGGATAATGAAAATCCTCCAGCTCGTATTTCGCGTGACGCCCCTATCCAGAAGAGTAATTTTATCAGCTATCATATGCATTCCAGTTGGCAGCAAGAAGTATTTGCCGCTGTGGAACGTTCGGCAAAGTATTTCAGAGCATACCTTGGTAGTTTGATAGAAGTGGTTAATCCGGATGCAGAGGAGTTCATCATTGCATCTGGTTGTGCGGTTTCACAGGCACGTGAAGCGGTTCGTCAAGAAGGCGAACAAGGCAGAAAAGTGGGATTGGTAAAAATAAAAACAATCCGCCCCTTCCCTACCGAAGAAATCGTAGAAGCGGTAAAAGGTGCCAAGCGTATTCTAGTTCCCGAGTTCAATCAGGCCGGTTGGTTACACAAGGAAGTATGCTCAGCTCTTTATGGTCGTTGCAATGCGACTATCAAGAATGGCCCAAGAGTTTTTGGTGGTATGACAATGCCTACCGAGATGATCTTAGAATGGCTAGAAGAATTCCGTAAAGAAGTTCAGTAA